GAAGATGACGGCGACGATCAGGACCACACCGACAAAGGTGATGAACCAGGAAGACGGCGCGCCAAGTGCGATCAGCTCATAGCGAAAGCTCGTGATGATGAAGGCGCCAAGCACCGCGCCCAGCAGCGAGCCACGGCCCCCCGTCAACAGGCAGCCGCCGATCACGGCTGCCGCAATCGCCTCCAGCTCCATCAGATCGCCCAGGGTCACATGGGTCTGCGGCTTGTCTGCGAGCGTCACGATCCCTGCGAAGCCGGCAAGCAGCGCGCAAAGGGTGAAGGTGGCGATCTTGACGTGATCCGATCTGACGCCGCGCGATTCCGCAGAATCCTGCGCGCCGCCGGTCGCCAGCAGGCGGTTGCCGAACCGCGTGCCCCAGAGCATCACATTCAGCATAATGCAAAGCCCGATCATCCAGAAAATCGCCGCCTCAAGCCCAAAGAGCTCGCCGCCGAACAGCCGGGTCAGCGGGTTGTTGCGCGCCGCTTCCGAGAAATTGTTCACCGAGCCGCCGGTCCAGACATAGATCAGGCCGCGCGCGGCAAAGAGGCCGCCCAGGGTCACGATCATCGAAGGGAGCTTCCCCTTCACCACCAGAACGCCCTGGACCGCCCCCACCAGCGCCGCGATCAGCAGCGCCAGCAGAATGGCGCCTCCGACCCCATATTGCGGCTCAAAGGTGATGAAGGCGACGCCCGTAAGCCCATAGACCGACCCGACAGAGAGGTCGATTTCCTTAGTAATGATCACCAGTGCCTGGCCCATCGCAACAAGACCCAGAATGGCCGAGAAATGCGCCACATTTGCCAGCGTCTGGCTGCGCCACCAGCCGGAGAAGTCAATGAGGCTGAAGACGGCAAGCATCAGTACGACGCCGATCACGGCGCCGAAACTCTGGCTTCGGACGAGAGCTTGCAGGGGGGTTCGCATGAGGATCTTCCTCTGGCAAGCGGGCATATGCGACGCGTTGGCAGGATTGGCCGGGAGGTGTCCCCCGGCCGGCAGAATACGCAGGCTTACCAGGTGTTTTGCTGATTATAGGCCTCTTCGCCAAAGACGCTGCGGACCAGATCAGACCATTTGTCAGCGTTTTCTTTGGTGATGATGATCGGGCCGGTCAGAATGTCCTGCTGCGGCGCATAGCCATGTTTTACATTCCAGTAGAGCCATTCCAGCGGCGCATAACCCTGCAGCCAGAAGCCCTGACTGTTGGTGGCAAGGACATGGCCCTGACGGACGCCTTCAATCGAGACCGGGCCTTCATCGACGGTCAGAACGGTCACGCCCTCCATATCGACATCGGGCGAAAGCCCCATCTCATTGGCGACACCCCAGGCCCAGGGTGCCGACCAGCCGGCCACGGTGAAGATGTAATTGGTGTCGGTATTGGCCGAGAGATAGGATTGCAGCGTGTTGCGCGCGGTCGCGGGTTCGGCGCCGATGAACAGCTCGTCGAATTTCGCGCCCGCAGCCTCCATCACTTCACGCATCCCCGCGCAACGCTTTTTCAGCCCTTCATGGGCGCTGTCATGGCTGGCGCAGACCACCCGGGTCGGGGCCGGCACCACACCCGCCTCGACCTGGGAGAGAGCATATTCGCCCAACTTCCTGCCGGTCAGCAGCTCGTCGCCGCCGACATAGGTGACGTAGGGAATGCGCTCAGCCTCGGGGCGGCCATCGGCGATGTTGAAGGCGACGACCGGAATGCCGGAGTCGATGGCGCGCCGCAGCGGGCCTTCGAACGCATCCGGGCTGACCACCGGCACCGCGATCCCGTCAGGGCGGGTGGCAATCGCCTGTTCCAGCAGACGAACATGTTCCTGGATCGAGTAATTGTTGGTCGAGATATATTC
This DNA window, taken from Rhodobacter sp. 24-YEA-8, encodes the following:
- a CDS encoding sugar ABC transporter substrate-binding protein, whose protein sequence is MMTFKGWILAATALATTALTATLPDAAMAQDGEKLRFVVVSHIGSNDPNMNWLTMAMEEFGKKYPDVEAEYISTNNYSIQEHVRLLEQAIATRPDGIAVPVVSPDAFEGPLRRAIDSGIPVVAFNIADGRPEAERIPYVTYVGGDELLTGRKLGEYALSQVEAGVVPAPTRVVCASHDSAHEGLKKRCAGMREVMEAAGAKFDELFIGAEPATARNTLQSYLSANTDTNYIFTVAGWSAPWAWGVANEMGLSPDVDMEGVTVLTVDEGPVSIEGVRQGHVLATNSQGFWLQGYAPLEWLYWNVKHGYAPQQDILTGPIIITKENADKWSDLVRSVFGEEAYNQQNTW
- a CDS encoding ABC transporter permease translates to MRTPLQALVRSQSFGAVIGVVLMLAVFSLIDFSGWWRSQTLANVAHFSAILGLVAMGQALVIITKEIDLSVGSVYGLTGVAFITFEPQYGVGGAILLALLIAALVGAVQGVLVVKGKLPSMIVTLGGLFAARGLIYVWTGGSVNNFSEAARNNPLTRLFGGELFGLEAAIFWMIGLCIMLNVMLWGTRFGNRLLATGGAQDSAESRGVRSDHVKIATFTLCALLAGFAGIVTLADKPQTHVTLGDLMELEAIAAAVIGGCLLTGGRGSLLGAVLGAFIITSFRYELIALGAPSSWFITFVGVVLIVAVIFNQSLARRAGHSV